The following are encoded in a window of Bacillus xiapuensis genomic DNA:
- a CDS encoding thioredoxin family protein encodes MNLMEWFEKGVSPDDYIEQMKTNQENVKYIQSSFHIQKEEASFLARLKEENLKAIVLTEDWCGDAMMNIPIFLEVAKHAGIEVRFLYRDENLELMDQYLTNGTSRAIPIMIFMNEQGEEQAIWGPRAAAVQELVNSKRSSLPPLDHEDFEARQTEMFRELTDAFLHEKGLWQEVYRSIKTALTEKLL; translated from the coding sequence ATGAATTTGATGGAGTGGTTTGAAAAAGGAGTTTCACCGGATGATTATATAGAGCAAATGAAAACAAATCAGGAAAACGTTAAATATATTCAGTCTTCCTTTCACATTCAAAAGGAGGAAGCATCCTTCTTGGCAAGACTGAAAGAGGAGAATTTAAAGGCGATTGTGCTGACGGAAGACTGGTGCGGGGATGCGATGATGAACATTCCGATCTTTCTGGAAGTGGCCAAGCATGCTGGAATAGAGGTCCGTTTTCTATATAGGGATGAAAATTTGGAGTTAATGGATCAGTATTTAACGAATGGAACGTCTCGAGCGATTCCGATTATGATCTTTATGAATGAACAGGGGGAAGAGCAAGCGATATGGGGGCCGCGGGCTGCAGCAGTGCAGGAGCTGGTCAACAGCAAGCGCTCAAGCTTGCCGCCGCTTGATCATGAAGATTTTGAAGCCCGGCAAACGGAGATGTTTCGCGAACTGACGGATGCATTTCTTCATGAAAAGGGATTGTGGCAGGAAGTGTACCGGAGTATAAAGACGGCATTGACTGAAAAGCTATTGTAA